One genomic segment of Tripterygium wilfordii isolate XIE 37 chromosome 9, ASM1340144v1, whole genome shotgun sequence includes these proteins:
- the LOC120005421 gene encoding probable flavin-containing monooxygenase 1, protein MEKQVVIIGAGISGLLACKYAIEKGFNPIVFEAEERIGGVWLHTIESTKLQNSKETYQFSDFPWPSSVTETFPKHSQVMEYLESYAKHFDVLPRIRFNSRVNGIDYVGESCEEIESWGLWGGAGKPFGSKGRWHISVQNTKTCATEVYQAEFVILCIGQFSGLPNVPEFPPNQGPEVFNGKVLHSMDYAAMDNISAENLIKKKRVAIIGSHKSAVDIGTECANANGVEYPCTMIQRTAHWFLPDSPLSALALGFLFFNRFAELMVHKPGETFLLNFLATLLSPLRWGISKLIESYLRWKFPLKKYGMIPKHSFLDTIYSCQVGMLPKKFYEKVEEGGIILKRAQSFSFCQEGLVVDGEARPLETDVVIFATGYKGDEKLKNIFESAFLKNLLDPSSTSTFPLYRQVIHPRIPRLAVIGYSESLSNLGIFEIRCQWLAQLLDSKFELPSIRDMEKDVKIWETHIKRVAGKYFKRSCISNTRIWYNDQLCKDMGCEPRRKKGFFRDLFVPYAPADYAGLTAP, encoded by the exons ATGGAGAAGCAAGTGGTGATCATTGGAGCAGGAATAAGTGGTCTTCTGGCCTGTAAATACGCTATTGAAAAAGGTTTCAATCCTATTGTATTCGAAGCTGAAGAAAGAATTGGAGGAGTTTGGCTTCATACTATAGAGTCCACAAAACTTCAGAACAGCAAAGAAACTTACCAATTCTCTGATTTCCCATGGCCTTCATCAGTAACCGAAACTTTTCCGAAGCACTCACAAGTGATGGAGTATCTTGAATCTTATGCAAAACATTTTGATGTCTTGCCTCGCATAAGATTCAACTCCAGAGTCAATGGTATAGACTATGTTGGAGAGTCTTGTGAAGAGATTGAATCATGGGGACTATGGGGTGGAGCAGGAAAGCCTTTTGGCTCCAAAGGAAGGTGGCATATTAGTGTTCAAAACACCAAAACTTGCGCTACTGAG GTGTACCAAGCTGAATTTGTAATCCTATGCATCGGACAATTCAGCGGTCTTCCAAATGTACCGGAGTTTCCTCCGAATCAAGGGCCGGAAGTCTTTAATGGCAAGGTACTGCATTCCATGGATTACGCTGCGATGGACAACATAAGTGCTGAAaatttgatcaagaaaaaaagagttgctATCATTGGTTCCCATAAATCTGCAGTTGATATAGGGACAGAATGCGCAAATGCAAATG GTGTCGAATACCCTTGCACCATGATTCAAAGGACTGCTCATTGGTTCCTTCCTGATAGCCCTTTGAGTGCACTGGCTCTTGGTTTCTTATTCTTTAATCGCTTTGCTGAGCTGATGGTTCATAAGCCCGGGGAGACATTTTTGCTCAACTTTTTGGCAACCTTGCTTTCACCACtg AGGTGGGGAATTTCAAAGCTTATTGAGAGCTATCTTCGATGGAAGTTTCCACTCAAGAAGTATGGAATGATACCTAAACACAGTTTTCTGGACACTATCTATTCATGTCAAGTTGGAATGCTGCCGAAGAAATTCTACGAGAAAGTGGAAGAAGGAGGCATCATTCTGAAGAGAGCTCAAAGCTTTAGTTTCTGTCAAGAAGGTTTGGTTGTCGATGGAGAAGCTCGGCCATTAGAAACTGATGTTGTGATTTTCGCGACAGGATACAAAGGTGACGAAAAGCTCAAGAACATCTTTGAATCTGCATTCTTGAAAAATCTGTTGGACCCTTCATCCACTTCTACATTTCCCCTCTACAG ACAAGTGATTCATCCACGGATTCCACGACTGGCTGTAATAGGATATTCAGAGAGTTTGTCAAATTTGGGAATCTTTGAAATCAGATGTCAATGGCTAGCACAACTCCTTGACAGCAAGTTTGAATTGCCTTCCATAAGAGACATGGAGAAAGATGTGAAAATATGGGAAACTCACATCAAAAGAGTTGCAGGTAAGTATTTCAAGAGATCATGTATCAGCAACACCCGTATATGGTATAATGATCAGCTGTGCAAGGACATGGGATGTGAAcccagaagaaaaaaaggattttTCAGAGACTTGTTTGTACCATATGCACCAGCAGATTATGCAGGACTCACTGCTCCTTAG